A portion of the Punica granatum isolate Tunisia-2019 chromosome 7, ASM765513v2, whole genome shotgun sequence genome contains these proteins:
- the LOC116213258 gene encoding enhancer of mRNA-decapping protein 4-like isoform X1 codes for MASPGATQNQSSPAPVPSFDMHKFFNHPTPQPPQFPPYPTPSSSYPPPTATFPFPPQLHPHPHQIHPPPPSPPPPLAAPEDPLSQLLIQRSLSFPTPPLNPNPNPNANSNANANAGARLMALLGTPQPPPPAASSSPRALSPSPPPPLGPARLPSSKVPRGRHLMGDHVMYDVDVRVPGEVQPQLEVTPITKYGSDPQLMLGRQIAVNKSYICYGLKQGNIRVLNMNTASRSLLRGHTQRITDMTFFAEDVHLLASASTDGRICVWKISEGLEEDDKPQISGNAVIAIQVIGGEEDESVHPRVCWHCHKQEILVVGIGRRVLRIDTIKAGKSDVFSAEEPLLCAVDKLISGVQLVGLHDGVVTDLSMCQWMTSRLVSSSTDGTIKIWEDQKAQPLFVLKPHEGLPVNSATFLTSPNRPDHIVLITAGPLNQEVKVWASASEEGWLLPSDAESWKCTQTLELRSSSEAQTEDAFFNQVLVLSQAGLLLLANAKKNAIYAVHLEYGPNPASTRMDYLAEFTVTMPILSFTGTTDISPFGEQIVQVYCVQTQAIQQYALDLFLCMPPSLENAGLEKSDSMAPCDVTNIEGSAAVDSSQMKPNGISSTGSATNFSEKIVSSDAAHAASYPVSAATEVLGTRQITILNTEPRTSAMGRAVSDTNIVSTASPPPLPLSPRLSRQASGLRSPSTFEPAFLLSDHSRNQAITDFSVQRVSSGDMSHGPSSDNGLRSRDDKVSEEETHSLRNPPAAFKHPTHLITPSEILGAAPSSGTNDIMRGKSDVEKSIQDVGVNNEVCNVEVEVKVVPDGSSRREKFSPEESRESIADNNEKFFCSQASDLGNQIARECLAGSSAGQSQQTNDAEVTERSTQLPCSDEVNASSNVTEEVSYQTVTSQALASATAKIKRQKGKNTQAMAPSPSPSTFNSADSSSEAVISSSLHSIEAAVPQIMHEKLNQIMAMQKEMKKQMTATINVPVTKEGRRLETSLARTMEKIVKANSDALWARFQEENVKNEKLLQDRVQQIINVLGNLINKDLPATIERIVKREVAAVQTNVLRAITPAIEKTIVSAITESFQKGVGDKAINQLEKSVNSKLEASVARQIVAQFQTSGRQALQDAVKSSMVTSMVPAFEKSCRAMFEQIDATFQRGMTEHTSAAMQHVENANSPLTHALRDVINSASSMTHTLNGELAEAQRKLVCLAVGGANPSAISPLLTQPSSGPLGKLHEKQVDIPIDPRKELSRLISECKYEEAFASSLQRSDVSIVSWLCSQVDLRAVLGMAPLPLSQGVLLSLLQQLACDINNDPPRKLSWMTDVAGVINPSDPIIAVHVRPIFEQVYQILNHQRSVPTLGGSELSTVRLLMHVINSMIMTCK; via the exons ATGGCTTCTCCGGGGGCAACCCAGAACCAGTCGTCTCCGGCGCCGGTCCCTTCCTTCGACATGCATAAGTTCTTCAACCACCCGACCCCTCAGCCACCCCAGTTCCCACCTTACCCTACGCCCTCCTCCTCTTATCCTCCGCCCACCGCCACCTTCCCTTTCCCCCCTCAGCTCCACCCCCACCCTCACCAAATCCACCCCCCTCCGCCGTCGCCCCCTCCTCCGTTGGCCGCCCCCGAGGACCCCCTCTCCCAGCTCCTCATCCAgcggtccctctccttccCCACTCCCCCGCTaaaccctaaccctaacccAAATGCGAACTCCAACGCCAACGCCAATGCCGGGGCCCGCCTCATGGCCCTACTTGGCACCCCTCAGCCGCCTCCTCCCGCCGCTTCATCCTCCCCTCGTGCCCTGTCCCCGTCCCCGCCCCCGCCCTTGGGCCCCGCCCGACTGCCGAGCAGCAAGGTCCCGAGAGGGCGGCACCTGATGGGGGACCACGTTATGTACGACGTGGACGTCCGGGTTCCCGGGGAAGTTCAGCCCCAGCTCGAGGTCACGCCCATCACCAAGTACGGGTCCGACCCTCAGCTCATGCTGGGGCGGCAGATTGCGGTGAATAAGTCGTACATTTGCTACGGTTTGAAGCAGGGGAACATTCGGGTCCTTAACATGAACACCGCCTCCAGGTCCTTGTTACGCGGCCACACTCAG AGAATCACAGACATGACTTTTTTCGCTGAGGATGTTCACCTCTTGGCGAG CGCCAGCACAGATGGAAGGATCTGTGTGTGGAAAATTTCGGAGGGTCTAGAAGAGGATGACAAGCCACAAATTAGTGGAAACGCGGTTATCGCCATTCAAGTCATAGGAGGAGAAGAGGATGAATCTGTACATCCGCGAGTTTGTTGGCATTGTCACAAACAA GAAATTCTAGTAGTTGGAATTGGAAGGCGTGTCCTGCGGATTGATACTATAAAAGCAGGGAAGAGTGATGTTTTCTCTGCTGAGGAACCGCTACTTTGTGCTGTTGACAAACTGATCAGTGGGGTTCAGCTCGTTGGTCTACATGATGGAGTAGTTACTGATCTATCAATGTGTCAGTGGATGACCTCTCGTTTAGTTTCATCATCTACCGATGGCACT ATAAAGATTTGGGAAGATCAGAAGGCCCAACCACTTTTTGTCCTGAAACCGCACGAAGGCCTTCCTGTTAATTCAGCCACCTTTTTGACTTCTCCCAATAGGCCTGACCATATCGTACTTATAACAGCG GGACCATTGAATCAGGAAGTCAAGGTTTGGGCTTCGGCAAGCGAAGAAGGTTGGCTGTTGCCAAGTGATGCTGAATCATGGAAATGCACCCAAACCTTGGAATTGAGAAGTTCATCTGAAGCTCAAACTGAGGATGCATTCTTTAATCAAGTCCTTGTATTGTCTCAAGCAGGCCTCCTTTTGCTTGCAAATGCTAAGAAGAATGCTATATATGCCGTGCACTTGGAATATGGTCCAAATCCAGCCTCCACTCGCATGGACTATTTAGCAGAATTTACTGTTACAATGCCCATATTAAGTTTTACTGGGACAACTGATATATCACCTTTTGGCGAGCAGATTGTCCAGGTTTATTGTGTCCAGACACAGGCGATTCAGCAGTATGCTTTGGATCTTTTCTTGTGCATGCCGCCATCACTGGAGAATGCCGGTTTGGAAAAGTCAGATTCCATGGCCCCTTGTGATGTAACTAACATTGAAGGATCAGCAGCTGTAGACTCTTCCCAAATGAAACCAAATGGCATATCCTCAACTGGTTCAGCTACTAACTTTAGTGAAAAAATTGTGTCCTCAGATGCAGCACATGCTGCGAGTTACCCTGTCTCTGCTGCTACCGAGGTTTTGGGTACACGGCAAATAACCATACTGAATACAGAACCTCGGACCTCTGCCATGGGGCGGGCAGTCAGTGACACAAATATTGTATCAACTGCATCGCCGCCGCCGCTTCCGCTGAGTCCTAGGTTGTCCAGGCAAGCTTCTGGTCTTAGAAGTCCGAGTACTTTCGAGCCAGCCTTCCTTTTAAGTGATCACAGTCGGAACCAAGCGATAACTGACTTTTCGGTTCAAAGGGTTTCCAGCGGAGACATGTCTCATGGACCTTCATCAGATAATGGTTTGAGGAGCAGGGACGATAAAGTTTCAGAGGAAGAGACACATAGTTTGCGCAATCCTCCAGCTGCCTTTAAGCATCCAACTCATTTAATTACACCTTCAGAGATTTTAGGGGCTGCTCCATCTTCAGGAACAAATGATATTATGAGAGGGAAGAGTGACGTAGAGAAGAGCATTCAAGATGTAGGCGTTAACAATGAAGTATGCAATGTTGAGGTGGAGGTTAAAGTTGTTCCAGATGGATCTTCTCGAAGAGAGAAATTCTCTCCCGAGGAGTCTCGGGAGTCCATTGCTGATAATAATGAGAAATTCTTCTGCTCCCAGGCTTCAGATCTTGGCAATCAAATAGCCAGAGAATGCCTTGCAGGATCTTCGGCGGGACAAAGTCAGCAAACTAATGATGCTGAAGTTACAGAACGATCAACCCAACTTCCTTGTTCAGATGAAGTCAATGCCTCTTCAAATGTGACTGAAGAAGTTTCTTATCAAACTGTTACTTCGCAAGCGCTGGCATCGGCTACTGCTAAAATTAAGAGGCAGAAGGGGAAAAACACTCAAGCAATGGCACCTTCACCGTCCCCGAGTACCTTTAATTCAGCTGATTCTTCTAGTGAGGCCGTCATCAGTTCGAGTCTTCATTCTATTGAAGCTGCTGTCCCTCAAATTATGCACGAGAAGCTTAATCAG ATAATGGCTATgcaaaaagaaatgaaaaaacagATGACTGCTACTATTAATGTCCCTGTCACAAAAGAGGGCAGAAGACTAGAGACTTCCCTTGCACGGACCATGGAGAAAATTGTCAAGGCAAATAGTGATGCTTTGTGGGCTCGTTTTCAAGAAGAGAATGTTAAAAACGAGAAGCTACTGCAGGATCGGGTACAGCAGATAATTAATGTTCTGGGCAATCTCATCAACAAGGACTTGCCTGCCACTATAGAGAGAATAGTGAAAAGGGAAGTTGCTGCAGTTCAAACAAATGTTCTTCGTGCCATTACACCAGCTATTGAGAAGACAATAGTTTCAGCTATTACAGAATCCTTCCAG AAAGGGGTAGGTGATAAGGCCATCAATCAGCTTGAGAAATCCGTCAACTCTAAACTGGAAGCTTCAGTTGCTAGGCAAATCGTAGCACAGTTCCAAACATCTGGAAGGCAAGCGCTTCAG GATGCTGTGAAGTCTAGTATGGTAACTTCCATGGTCCCTGCCTTTGAGAAGTCATGCAGAGCCATGTTTGAGCAGATAGATGCTACATTTCAGAGAGGAATGACCGAACATACTTCCGCAGCTATGCAGCATGTAGAGAATGCTAACTCTCCGCTTACGCATGCTTTAAGG GATGTGATTAATTCAGCTTCGTCAATGACCCACACACTGAATGGAGAACTGGCAGAAGCTCAGAGAAAGCTTGTATGTCTTGCAGTTGGTGGAGCAAATCCAAGTGCCATAAGCCCATTACTTACCCAACCGAGCAGTGGGCCTTTGGGTAAACTACATGAAAAG CAGGTTGACATTCCCATTGATCCAAGAAAAGAACTGTCAAGATTAATATCCGAGTGCAAGTATGAGGAAGCATTTGCCTCATCCCTGCAGAGAAGTGATGTCTCAATTGTCTCCTGGTTATGCTCTCAG GTGGATCTACGAGCTGTGCTCGGAATGGCCCCTCTACCGCTGAGCCAAGGAGTgctcctctccctcctccAGCAGCTGGCCTG
- the LOC116213258 gene encoding enhancer of mRNA-decapping protein 4-like isoform X2, translating to MASPGATQNQSSPAPVPSFDMHKFFNHPTPQPPQFPPYPTPSSSYPPPTATFPFPPQLHPHPHQIHPPPPSPPPPLAAPEDPLSQLLIQRSLSFPTPPLNPNPNPNANSNANANAGARLMALLGTPQPPPPAASSSPRALSPSPPPPLGPARLPSSKVPRGRHLMGDHVMYDVDVRVPGEVQPQLEVTPITKYGSDPQLMLGRQIAVNKSYICYGLKQGNIRVLNMNTASRSLLRGHTQRITDMTFFAEDVHLLASASTDGRICVWKISEGLEEDDKPQISGNAVIAIQVIGGEEDESVHPRVCWHCHKQEILVVGIGRRVLRIDTIKAGKSDVFSAEEPLLCAVDKLISGVQLVGLHDGVVTDLSMCQWMTSRLVSSSTDGTIKIWEDQKAQPLFVLKPHEGLPVNSATFLTSPNRPDHIVLITAGPLNQEVKVWASASEEGWLLPSDAESWKCTQTLELRSSSEAQTEDAFFNQVLVLSQAGLLLLANAKKNAIYAVHLEYGPNPASTRMDYLAEFTVTMPILSFTGTTDISPFGEQIVQVYCVQTQAIQQYALDLFLCMPPSLENAGLEKSDSMAPCDVTNIEGSAAVDSSQMKPNGISSTGSATNFSEKIVSSDAAHAASYPVSAATEVLGTRQITILNTEPRTSAMGRAVSDTNIVSTASPPPLPLSPRLSRQASGLRSPSTFEPAFLLSDHSRNQAITDFSVQRVSSGDMSHGPSSDNGLRSRDDKVSEEETHSLRNPPAAFKHPTHLITPSEILGAAPSSGTNDIMRGKSDVEKSIQDVGVNNEVCNVEVEVKVVPDGSSRREKFSPEESRESIADNNEKFFCSQASDLGNQIARECLAGSSAGQSQQTNDAEVTERSTQLPCSDEVNASSNVTEEVSYQTVTSQALASATAKIKRQKGKNTQAMAPSPSPSTFNSADSSSEAVISSSLHSIEAAVPQIMHEKLNQIMAMQKEMKKQMTATINVPVTKEGRRLETSLARTMEKIVKANSDALWARFQEENVKNEKLLQDRVQQIINVLGNLINKDLPATIERIVKREVAAVQTNVLRAITPAIEKTIVSAITESFQKGVGDKAINQLEKSVNSKLEASVARQIVAQFQTSGRQALQDAVKSSMVTSMVPAFEKSCRAMFEQIDATFQRGMTEHTSAAMQHVENANSPLTHALRDVINSASSMTHTLNGELAEAQRKLVCLAVGGANPSAISPLLTQPSSGPLGKLHEKVDIPIDPRKELSRLISECKYEEAFASSLQRSDVSIVSWLCSQVDLRAVLGMAPLPLSQGVLLSLLQQLACDINNDPPRKLSWMTDVAGVINPSDPIIAVHVRPIFEQVYQILNHQRSVPTLGGSELSTVRLLMHVINSMIMTCK from the exons ATGGCTTCTCCGGGGGCAACCCAGAACCAGTCGTCTCCGGCGCCGGTCCCTTCCTTCGACATGCATAAGTTCTTCAACCACCCGACCCCTCAGCCACCCCAGTTCCCACCTTACCCTACGCCCTCCTCCTCTTATCCTCCGCCCACCGCCACCTTCCCTTTCCCCCCTCAGCTCCACCCCCACCCTCACCAAATCCACCCCCCTCCGCCGTCGCCCCCTCCTCCGTTGGCCGCCCCCGAGGACCCCCTCTCCCAGCTCCTCATCCAgcggtccctctccttccCCACTCCCCCGCTaaaccctaaccctaacccAAATGCGAACTCCAACGCCAACGCCAATGCCGGGGCCCGCCTCATGGCCCTACTTGGCACCCCTCAGCCGCCTCCTCCCGCCGCTTCATCCTCCCCTCGTGCCCTGTCCCCGTCCCCGCCCCCGCCCTTGGGCCCCGCCCGACTGCCGAGCAGCAAGGTCCCGAGAGGGCGGCACCTGATGGGGGACCACGTTATGTACGACGTGGACGTCCGGGTTCCCGGGGAAGTTCAGCCCCAGCTCGAGGTCACGCCCATCACCAAGTACGGGTCCGACCCTCAGCTCATGCTGGGGCGGCAGATTGCGGTGAATAAGTCGTACATTTGCTACGGTTTGAAGCAGGGGAACATTCGGGTCCTTAACATGAACACCGCCTCCAGGTCCTTGTTACGCGGCCACACTCAG AGAATCACAGACATGACTTTTTTCGCTGAGGATGTTCACCTCTTGGCGAG CGCCAGCACAGATGGAAGGATCTGTGTGTGGAAAATTTCGGAGGGTCTAGAAGAGGATGACAAGCCACAAATTAGTGGAAACGCGGTTATCGCCATTCAAGTCATAGGAGGAGAAGAGGATGAATCTGTACATCCGCGAGTTTGTTGGCATTGTCACAAACAA GAAATTCTAGTAGTTGGAATTGGAAGGCGTGTCCTGCGGATTGATACTATAAAAGCAGGGAAGAGTGATGTTTTCTCTGCTGAGGAACCGCTACTTTGTGCTGTTGACAAACTGATCAGTGGGGTTCAGCTCGTTGGTCTACATGATGGAGTAGTTACTGATCTATCAATGTGTCAGTGGATGACCTCTCGTTTAGTTTCATCATCTACCGATGGCACT ATAAAGATTTGGGAAGATCAGAAGGCCCAACCACTTTTTGTCCTGAAACCGCACGAAGGCCTTCCTGTTAATTCAGCCACCTTTTTGACTTCTCCCAATAGGCCTGACCATATCGTACTTATAACAGCG GGACCATTGAATCAGGAAGTCAAGGTTTGGGCTTCGGCAAGCGAAGAAGGTTGGCTGTTGCCAAGTGATGCTGAATCATGGAAATGCACCCAAACCTTGGAATTGAGAAGTTCATCTGAAGCTCAAACTGAGGATGCATTCTTTAATCAAGTCCTTGTATTGTCTCAAGCAGGCCTCCTTTTGCTTGCAAATGCTAAGAAGAATGCTATATATGCCGTGCACTTGGAATATGGTCCAAATCCAGCCTCCACTCGCATGGACTATTTAGCAGAATTTACTGTTACAATGCCCATATTAAGTTTTACTGGGACAACTGATATATCACCTTTTGGCGAGCAGATTGTCCAGGTTTATTGTGTCCAGACACAGGCGATTCAGCAGTATGCTTTGGATCTTTTCTTGTGCATGCCGCCATCACTGGAGAATGCCGGTTTGGAAAAGTCAGATTCCATGGCCCCTTGTGATGTAACTAACATTGAAGGATCAGCAGCTGTAGACTCTTCCCAAATGAAACCAAATGGCATATCCTCAACTGGTTCAGCTACTAACTTTAGTGAAAAAATTGTGTCCTCAGATGCAGCACATGCTGCGAGTTACCCTGTCTCTGCTGCTACCGAGGTTTTGGGTACACGGCAAATAACCATACTGAATACAGAACCTCGGACCTCTGCCATGGGGCGGGCAGTCAGTGACACAAATATTGTATCAACTGCATCGCCGCCGCCGCTTCCGCTGAGTCCTAGGTTGTCCAGGCAAGCTTCTGGTCTTAGAAGTCCGAGTACTTTCGAGCCAGCCTTCCTTTTAAGTGATCACAGTCGGAACCAAGCGATAACTGACTTTTCGGTTCAAAGGGTTTCCAGCGGAGACATGTCTCATGGACCTTCATCAGATAATGGTTTGAGGAGCAGGGACGATAAAGTTTCAGAGGAAGAGACACATAGTTTGCGCAATCCTCCAGCTGCCTTTAAGCATCCAACTCATTTAATTACACCTTCAGAGATTTTAGGGGCTGCTCCATCTTCAGGAACAAATGATATTATGAGAGGGAAGAGTGACGTAGAGAAGAGCATTCAAGATGTAGGCGTTAACAATGAAGTATGCAATGTTGAGGTGGAGGTTAAAGTTGTTCCAGATGGATCTTCTCGAAGAGAGAAATTCTCTCCCGAGGAGTCTCGGGAGTCCATTGCTGATAATAATGAGAAATTCTTCTGCTCCCAGGCTTCAGATCTTGGCAATCAAATAGCCAGAGAATGCCTTGCAGGATCTTCGGCGGGACAAAGTCAGCAAACTAATGATGCTGAAGTTACAGAACGATCAACCCAACTTCCTTGTTCAGATGAAGTCAATGCCTCTTCAAATGTGACTGAAGAAGTTTCTTATCAAACTGTTACTTCGCAAGCGCTGGCATCGGCTACTGCTAAAATTAAGAGGCAGAAGGGGAAAAACACTCAAGCAATGGCACCTTCACCGTCCCCGAGTACCTTTAATTCAGCTGATTCTTCTAGTGAGGCCGTCATCAGTTCGAGTCTTCATTCTATTGAAGCTGCTGTCCCTCAAATTATGCACGAGAAGCTTAATCAG ATAATGGCTATgcaaaaagaaatgaaaaaacagATGACTGCTACTATTAATGTCCCTGTCACAAAAGAGGGCAGAAGACTAGAGACTTCCCTTGCACGGACCATGGAGAAAATTGTCAAGGCAAATAGTGATGCTTTGTGGGCTCGTTTTCAAGAAGAGAATGTTAAAAACGAGAAGCTACTGCAGGATCGGGTACAGCAGATAATTAATGTTCTGGGCAATCTCATCAACAAGGACTTGCCTGCCACTATAGAGAGAATAGTGAAAAGGGAAGTTGCTGCAGTTCAAACAAATGTTCTTCGTGCCATTACACCAGCTATTGAGAAGACAATAGTTTCAGCTATTACAGAATCCTTCCAG AAAGGGGTAGGTGATAAGGCCATCAATCAGCTTGAGAAATCCGTCAACTCTAAACTGGAAGCTTCAGTTGCTAGGCAAATCGTAGCACAGTTCCAAACATCTGGAAGGCAAGCGCTTCAG GATGCTGTGAAGTCTAGTATGGTAACTTCCATGGTCCCTGCCTTTGAGAAGTCATGCAGAGCCATGTTTGAGCAGATAGATGCTACATTTCAGAGAGGAATGACCGAACATACTTCCGCAGCTATGCAGCATGTAGAGAATGCTAACTCTCCGCTTACGCATGCTTTAAGG GATGTGATTAATTCAGCTTCGTCAATGACCCACACACTGAATGGAGAACTGGCAGAAGCTCAGAGAAAGCTTGTATGTCTTGCAGTTGGTGGAGCAAATCCAAGTGCCATAAGCCCATTACTTACCCAACCGAGCAGTGGGCCTTTGGGTAAACTACATGAAAAG GTTGACATTCCCATTGATCCAAGAAAAGAACTGTCAAGATTAATATCCGAGTGCAAGTATGAGGAAGCATTTGCCTCATCCCTGCAGAGAAGTGATGTCTCAATTGTCTCCTGGTTATGCTCTCAG GTGGATCTACGAGCTGTGCTCGGAATGGCCCCTCTACCGCTGAGCCAAGGAGTgctcctctccctcctccAGCAGCTGGCCTG
- the LOC116213020 gene encoding uncharacterized protein LOC116213020, producing MCCCGSRMCMLCTCLILVVILIGLLFGFGVFKHGFHKVKDTFDACDPHHFNATFCGSRVTGRPFFAPPPLQ from the coding sequence ATGTGTTGCTGCGGGAGCAGGATGTGCATGCTGTGCACGTGCCTCATCCTTGTGGTGATCCTGATCGGGCTCCTCTTCGGCTTCGGCGTATTCAAGCATGGCTTCCACAAGGTCAAGGACACCTTCGACGCCTGCGACCCTCACCACTTCAATGCCACCTTCTGCGGCTCTCGCGTCACCGGCAGGCCCTTCTTCGCTCCTCCCCCCCTTCAGTAA
- the LOC116215588 gene encoding RNA-binding protein pno1-like: MQSTESPASMEVEAAGTAAALPPKPQFEPLKPHEMSDGRVQFRKVSVPPHRYSPLKKAWMEIYMPVYEQMKIDIRMNLKARKVELKTRSDTPDVGNLQKCADFVHAFMLGFDVVDAVALLRLDELYVESFEIKDVKTLRGEHLSRAIGRLSGKGGKTKFAIENATKTRIVIADTKIHILGSFANIKVARDSLCSLILGSPAGKVYSKLRAVTARLAERF, encoded by the coding sequence ATGCAATCGACCGAATCACCAGCCTCCATGGAGGTGGAGGCGGCAGGAACGGCCGCCGCGCTGCCGCCGAAGCCTCAGTTCGAGCCGCTGAAGCCGCATGAGATGTCCGACGGGAGGGTCCAGTTCAGGAAGGTCTCGGTCCCGCCGCACCGGTACTCGCCGCTGAAGAAGGCGTGGATGGAAATCTACATGCCGGTATACGAGCAGATGAAGATCGACATCCGCATGAACCTCAAAGCGCGGAAGGTGGAGCTGAAGACGAGGTCGGACACCCCCGACGTCGGCAACCTCCAGAAGTGTGCCGATTTCGTGCACGCCTTCATGCTCGGGTTCGACGTCGTGGACGCCGTCGCGCTCCTCCGCCTCGATGAGCTCTATGTCGAGTCCTTTGAGATCAAGGACGTGAAGACCCTGCGGGGTGAGCACCTGTCCCGGGCAATTGGGCGGCTGTCGGGCAAGGGAGGCAAAACGAAGTTCGCTATTGAGAACGCGACCAAGACCAGGATCGTGATCGCGGATACGAAGATTCACATACTCGGGTCGTTTGCAAACATTAAGGTTGCAAGGGATTCGCTCTGCAGCTTGATCCTGGGATCGCCGGCTGGGAAGGTTTACTCTAAGCTCAGAGCTGTCACTGCTAGACTCGCAGAGAGATTTTGA
- the LOC116214873 gene encoding BTB/POZ domain-containing protein At1g55760, whose translation MSDSAYRVETTSRLAQWRIDNLASCTYRKSDPFRIGKWNWHLSIEKNRTLLVKLYPEISSLTRDNPPIASFIIRVICSTGGRKSLTHPEITDKQLKKNDDFVWAIEIPFTGKFIIDVEFLDLKIASPNGGEPCSIWGEGYAEKLSNSTALSTLGRMLTEGIHTDIVINASDGSVGAHRAVLASRSPVFRSMFSHNLREKELSTINISDMSMEACQVFLNYIYGNMEHDEFLIHRLSLLRAADKYDISDLKEACHESLLEDIDTTNVLERLQTAHLYQLPKLKASCMLYLVKFGKIYDIRDELNTFLQSADRELITEIFHEVLNTWKGF comes from the exons ATGAGCGACTCCGCCTACCGGGTCGAGACTACTTCCCGGCTTGCCCAATGGAGGATCGACAACTTGGCTTCCTGCACCTACCGGAAATCGGACCCTTTCAGGATCGGCAAGTGGAACTG GCATTTGTCAATCGAGAAGAACCGGACGTTACTCGTTAAATTGTACCCGGAGATATCTAGTCTGACCAGAGACAACCCTCCGATTGCTTCGTTCATCATCCGAGTGATCTGCTCCACAGGAGGTCGAAAGTCCCTGACCCACCCGG AAATCACAGATAAGCAGCTGAAGAAGAACgacgattttgtttgggcaaTTGAGATTCCATTCACTGGGAAATTCATAATCGATGTTGAATTCCTTGATTTGAAGATTGCATCCCCCAAC GGTGGAGAACCTTGTTCTATCTGGGGGGAAGGATACGCAGAGAAGCTATCAAATTCAACAGCGCTTTCAACTCTCGGTCGAATGTTAACTGAAGGAATTCATACTGACATAGTCATTAATGCTTCCGATGGAAGCGTTGGAGCTCACCGTGCTGTCCTTGCTTCACGATCACCCGTTTTCCGCAGCATGTTCTCCCATAACCTCAGAGAGAAAGAGCTCTCCACGATAAACATTTCCGACATGTCAATGGAAGCGTGCCAAGTATTCCTGAATTACATTTATGGGAACATGGAGCATGACGAGTTTCTGATCCACCGACTTTCGCTTCTTCGAGCAGCTGACAAGTACGATATATCTGACTTGAAAGAGGCATGCCATGAGAGCCTTTTAGAAGATATCGACACGACGAATGTCCTCGAGCGGCTTCAGACTGCACATCTGTATCAATTACCAAAACTGAAGGCCAGCTGCATGCTGTATCTCGTGAAGTTTGGTAAGATATACGACATTCGAGACGAGTTAAACACATTCCTGCAAAGTGCAGACAGGGAGCTTATTACCGAGATTTTTCATGAGGTTCTGAATACATGGAAGGGTTTCTAA